A DNA window from Choloepus didactylus isolate mChoDid1 chromosome 9, mChoDid1.pri, whole genome shotgun sequence contains the following coding sequences:
- the LOC119544642 gene encoding olfactory receptor 12-like yields MPPHTTGNLSGVSQQEFVLVGFEGGPETQALLFVVFLALYVVTILGNLTMIVVITLDAHLHSPMYFFLKNLSFLDLCYSSVITPNALANFFSSTKIITLMGCASQFFLFFSLGSTEAFLLAVMAYDRFMAICSPLHYPITMRPLTCTCLVLSSYCGGCLNSIVQTSFTFRLPFCSSHRINHFFCDVPPLLQLACTDTTLNELVMFGLCGCIAVGTTFVILVSYSFITMTVLKMRSAAGRRKVFSTCGSHLTAVSLFYGTAFVIYAQPGGVDSLEQGKVMSISYTLVIPMLNPLIYSLRNKDVKEALRRLGQRHAAT; encoded by the coding sequence ATGCCACCCCACACAACTGGAAACCTCTCCGGGGTCTCCCAGCAGGAGTTTGTGCTGGTGGGATTTGAGGGTGGCCCTGAGACCCAGGCCCTGCTCTTTGTGGTGTTCCTGGCCCTGTACGTGGTCACCATCCTGGGGAACCTCACCATGATCGTGGTCATCACCCTGGATGCCCACCTCCActcccccatgtacttcttcctcaagAACCTGTCCTTCCTGGACCTGTGCTACTCGTCCGTCATCACTCCCAATGCCCTCGCCAACTTCTTCTCCTCCACCAAGATCATCACCCTCATGGGCTGTGCCTCCCAgttttttttgttcttctctCTGGGTAGCACTGAGGCTTTCCTGCTGGCcgtcatggcctatgaccgcttcaTGGCCATCTGCAGCCCCCTGCACTACCCCATCACCATGCGCCCTTTGACCTGCACCTGTCTGGTGCTGAGCTCCTACTGTGGAGGCTGCCTCAACTCCATCGTGCAGACCAGCTTCACGTTCCGTCTCCCGTTCTGCAGCTCCCACCGGAtcaaccacttcttctgtgatgTGCCCCCACTGCTCCAGCTCGCCTGCACGGACACAACCCTCAATGAGCTAGTCATGTTTGGACTCTGTGGGTGCATCGCTGTGGGCACCACATTCGTGATCCTGGTGTCCTACAGCTTCATCACCATGACTGTCCTGAAGATGCGCTCTGCGGCCGGGCGACGGAAGGTCTTCTCCACCTGTGGCTCCCACTTGACTGCAGTCTCCCTGTTTTATGGGACCGCGTTTGTCATTTATGCCCAGCCAGGAGGTGTGGATTCCTTGGAGCAGGGAAAGGTAATGTCCATTTCCTACACCCTGGTCATCCCAATGCTGAACCCCCTCATCTACAGTCTACGGAACAAGGACGTGAAGGAGGCCCTGCGGAGGCTGGGGCAGAGACATGCAGCCACGTGA